A portion of the Patescibacteria group bacterium genome contains these proteins:
- a CDS encoding PaaX family transcriptional regulator C-terminal domain-containing protein has translation MVRIKQHLSLQEKLLIFINYCLPEINYTLSYSQLQQIFRRFYKTTYSLATLQKELSILKKRGLITTTHRYHHKIPSLTNRGRLRILPRLPFRKFDPWDGKWRMVIFSLPEKERPYRLELQKKLAEMSFKKIQKGVYISPHPLLGAINRLSNELGIRQYMTLAEADRIDREKSTIQKIWKLNEINAQYQQFIKHVHRTKRGKFWPLVANFLEMEFAQIYRDDPQLPKQFLPSNWRGEKAYQIYRDIIKSY, from the coding sequence ATGGTCAGAATAAAACAGCATCTCAGTTTACAAGAAAAATTATTGATTTTTATTAACTATTGCCTGCCCGAGATCAATTACACGCTCTCTTATTCTCAATTGCAGCAAATTTTTCGTCGCTTTTATAAAACTACATATTCCTTGGCCACGCTTCAGAAAGAATTGTCTATTCTTAAAAAACGGGGCTTAATCACCACTACCCATCGTTATCATCATAAAATTCCCAGCCTCACCAATCGCGGTCGGCTCAGAATTTTGCCCAGACTACCATTTCGAAAATTTGATCCCTGGGACGGCAAATGGCGAATGGTGATATTTAGCCTTCCGGAAAAAGAACGCCCCTACCGACTTGAGCTTCAAAAAAAATTAGCGGAAATGAGCTTCAAAAAAATCCAAAAAGGCGTCTATATCTCCCCCCATCCGCTCCTGGGCGCCATCAACCGCCTTTCCAATGAGCTCGGCATCAGGCAATACATGACTCTGGCGGAAGCAGATCGAATTGACCGGGAAAAAAGCACCATTCAAAAAATCTGGAAACTCAACGAAATTAACGCTCAATACCAACAATTTATCAAGCACGTCCATCGCACGAAAAGAGGAAAATTTTGGCCCTTAGTGGCCAATTTTTTAGAAATGGAGTTTGCGCAAATTTATCGGGACGATCCCCAACTCCCCAAACAATTCCTCCCCTCAAATTGGCGCGGCGAAAAAGCCTATCAAATTTATCGAGATATTATCAAATCGTACTAA
- a CDS encoding DUF5640 domain-containing protein, with protein sequence MLNICCSKSNSIVGTWEVQSGCGPIQINFNKDGTGSMTTPIDNQNFNWKIEGNEIVLESTLRHSSISGETHTNPKIQRYPYRLEENVLTIHYSDGTAYAFHRLN encoded by the coding sequence ATGCTCAATATATGTTGCTCAAAATCAAATAGTATTGTTGGAACATGGGAAGTTCAATCTGGCTGCGGCCCAATTCAAATTAACTTTAATAAAGATGGCACGGGTTCAATGACTACCCCGATTGATAATCAGAACTTTAATTGGAAAATTGAAGGTAATGAGATCGTTCTTGAGTCAACACTCCGCCATAGTAGTATTTCAGGCGAAACCCACACGAATCCAAAAATACAAAGATATCCTTATAGATTAGAAGAGAATGTTCTCACGATTCATTATTCTGATGGGACAGCTTATGCTTTTCATCGCCTTAATTAA
- a CDS encoding GNAT family N-acyltransferase, which translates to MLEFRQANGRDELMKVFKLRYQVYCLEKCFLPSSDYPEGVEVDEFDTASVHFVAMHTVDGQELVGTMRLILDSDNGFPVEKHFRLTKPITNRQTTIELSRLIVAPSARIIAIPILMGLAREIYWYCNDHQIEDCYAVLEEPLLKMLKRIRFPFHVAGKEQWYMGGLTRPAYLSVSETVRVMVRSNAIFREYLTESKGNPMILS; encoded by the coding sequence ATGCTCGAGTTCCGGCAGGCTAATGGTAGGGATGAATTGATGAAAGTTTTTAAATTGCGGTATCAGGTTTATTGTCTCGAGAAGTGTTTTTTGCCATCATCGGATTACCCTGAGGGTGTTGAAGTTGACGAATTTGATACGGCGTCTGTTCATTTTGTCGCAATGCATACCGTTGATGGTCAGGAATTGGTTGGAACAATGCGTTTAATACTTGATTCGGACAATGGTTTTCCGGTTGAGAAGCATTTCAGGCTAACTAAACCCATTACAAACCGACAAACAACGATCGAACTTTCTCGGTTGATTGTTGCTCCATCGGCAAGGATAATTGCTATTCCTATTTTGATGGGTTTAGCTCGTGAGATTTATTGGTATTGCAATGATCATCAGATTGAGGATTGCTATGCAGTTTTAGAGGAGCCGTTGCTTAAGATGCTGAAGAGGATTAGATTTCCTTTCCATGTGGCTGGTAAGGAACAGTGGTATATGGGTGGTCTAACCCGACCAGCATATTTATCGGTTTCTGAAACGGTGAGAGTAATGGTTCGTAGTAATGCTATATTTAGAGAGTATCTTACTGAGTCAAAGGGCAATCCCATGATTCTTAGTTAG
- a CDS encoding ATP-binding protein has product MSYSTIILLFMVILNVGLATIVLFNNLKNRLNQIFAFFILFVVLWTISNYFANFYGPYSLFWTQMTFASAVLVAFTLVYFSYYFPKSERKISNKEHLIITIPTILILLLLLFTKTVIAGITIIETGTGVEQGILYYIWPVYFLLFIIFTFYNLIKKYRNLNKKQQIQMRILFVGLLLSLLLAITTNLLFPLILKNDTLSNYGPYSTFIIIGFTTYAIIKHELLNIRVIATETLVALIILALIVQTLLSKSWAEGLIRTGFLLLVAYFGYLLIRSVIQEIERRKEVEKLSRELEKANLHLQELDKLKSEFVSIASHDLLTPVAAIEGYLSMILDEKLIKLKNPKLEDYLHRVYDSAKRLTRLITDLLNISRIEEGRLRSEKQPIDINETIKSVIKELSIQADKYHLYLRFDEPKEKPKPIYADEDQLKEILINLIGNSLKFTRSGGVTISLETLSTHEIESRVAKLEETALSQASKQGEMLPMMVGTKSRVMLGDEQLVIHVKDTGVGIAEDELPGLFQKFYRGRTLWTVKKTPGTGLGLYISKSLVEMHNGRIWVNESRRDNGSDFAFSVPFVKDSIIVGHHEKKLTLEEEAKLKPLAKGPTRDF; this is encoded by the coding sequence ATGAGCTATTCAACAATTATTTTGTTATTTATGGTGATATTAAATGTTGGTTTGGCAACGATTGTTTTATTTAATAATCTTAAAAATCGGCTAAATCAAATTTTTGCCTTTTTTATTTTGTTTGTAGTTTTATGGACAATAAGTAATTATTTTGCTAATTTCTACGGTCCTTATTCTTTATTTTGGACACAAATGACGTTTGCAAGTGCGGTATTGGTCGCATTTACCTTAGTTTATTTTTCATATTATTTTCCAAAATCAGAAAGAAAAATCTCTAATAAAGAACACCTTATAATTACAATCCCAACAATTTTAATTTTGTTGTTATTATTATTCACAAAAACAGTAATTGCCGGTATTACTATTATTGAAACCGGGACTGGTGTTGAACAGGGAATATTGTATTATATTTGGCCTGTCTATTTTTTGTTATTTATTATTTTTACATTTTATAACTTGATTAAAAAATACCGGAATCTTAATAAAAAGCAACAAATTCAAATGAGAATACTTTTTGTGGGTTTATTATTGAGTTTGTTATTAGCCATTACCACAAATTTACTTTTTCCCTTAATCTTAAAAAACGATACCTTAAGCAATTATGGTCCATATTCTACTTTTATAATCATTGGGTTTACAACTTATGCAATTATCAAACATGAGTTATTAAATATTCGAGTAATAGCGACTGAAACCTTGGTAGCATTAATAATATTAGCCTTGATTGTTCAAACTTTATTATCAAAATCGTGGGCTGAGGGATTGATTCGGACAGGATTTTTATTGCTTGTCGCTTATTTTGGTTATTTGCTTATTCGGTCGGTTATTCAAGAAATTGAGCGACGAAAAGAGGTGGAGAAACTATCTCGGGAATTAGAAAAGGCCAATCTTCATCTGCAGGAATTAGATAAACTTAAATCTGAATTCGTCTCGATTGCCAGCCACGATTTATTAACCCCAGTCGCTGCGATCGAAGGCTATCTGTCGATGATTTTAGATGAAAAATTAATCAAACTCAAAAATCCGAAATTAGAAGATTATTTACACCGCGTTTACGATTCGGCCAAGCGTTTGACCCGCTTAATTACAGATTTATTAAATATTTCAAGAATCGAAGAAGGCCGCCTGAGATCAGAAAAACAACCCATTGATATTAATGAAACGATTAAGAGCGTGATTAAGGAATTATCTATCCAAGCGGATAAATATCATTTGTATTTACGATTTGATGAGCCAAAAGAAAAACCAAAACCAATTTACGCCGACGAAGATCAACTCAAAGAAATCTTAATAAATTTAATCGGTAATAGCTTGAAGTTTACCAGAAGTGGTGGGGTAACCATTTCGCTTGAAACTCTTTCGACTCATGAAATTGAGTCAAGGGTCGCAAAACTCGAAGAGACGGCTTTATCGCAAGCCAGCAAACAAGGCGAGATGTTGCCGATGATGGTGGGAACAAAAAGCCGAGTGATGTTAGGTGATGAGCAATTAGTAATCCACGTCAAAGATACTGGCGTTGGAATTGCTGAAGACGAATTGCCAGGACTTTTTCAAAAATTTTACCGTGGCCGCACTCTTTGGACAGTGAAAAAAACTCCGGGTACTGGTTTAGGATTATATATTTCAAAATCATTAGTGGAAATGCACAATGGTCGAATCTGGGTAAATGAATCTCGAAGGGATAATGGTTCTGATTTTGCCTTTAGCGTCCCATTTGTCAAAGACTCAATTATTGTCGGACATCACGAAAAGAAGTTGACTCTTGAAGAGGAAGCAAAGCTAAAACCTTTGGCGAAGGGACCAACCAGGGATTTTTAA
- the pilO gene encoding type 4a pilus biogenesis protein PilO, which produces MSVEQKNLTVVILFSFIIVAVLYFVVKPLTGQLAKQYKENKTKNQELIIAKDELVDLEKFAKEFETKKPKIDKMLNYLPQDSSTNFTTQAEALAQSSGNTLTSIKFPTAADQKTKTTSTVSGVDESKFEIELEGNFGSFVRFLSGLTQLAQINNATGIELQYTPEKTKAKINGSVYQRKATK; this is translated from the coding sequence ATGTCTGTAGAACAAAAAAATTTAACCGTCGTGATCCTTTTCAGCTTCATTATTGTGGCGGTCCTTTATTTTGTCGTCAAACCGCTTACCGGACAACTCGCCAAACAATACAAAGAAAATAAAACCAAAAATCAAGAATTAATTATTGCTAAAGACGAGTTAGTCGATTTAGAAAAATTCGCTAAAGAATTTGAAACTAAAAAGCCAAAAATTGATAAAATGCTAAATTATCTACCTCAAGATAGCTCGACAAATTTTACCACTCAGGCTGAAGCTCTTGCCCAAAGTTCAGGAAATACCCTCACCTCAATCAAATTTCCGACCGCCGCTGATCAAAAAACCAAAACCACTTCTACTGTCAGTGGTGTTGATGAAAGTAAATTTGAAATCGAATTAGAGGGAAATTTTGGCTCGTTTGTAAGGTTCTTGTCAGGCTTAACTCAATTAGCCCAAATTAATAATGCGACCGGCATTGAATTACAATACACACCAGAAAAGACTAAAGCTAAAATTAATGGTTCGGTTTACCAAAGAAAGGCCACCAAATGA
- a CDS encoding M48 family metalloprotease translates to MKLVGRWFSLMMLLLVFCMNSRLEAKKFEIQAEIMVGQMVAGDLENQFGISDNPEFNAEIQNIALQLAPLAQREGIDYQFRVLNTDEVNAYAVMGGNIYINKGLLKALGFASSEFNPLQILQQMFGGGGSLLEPIPPAKDELAFIMSHEITHIKQKHGVKQVLLSMGLSLLLGDVDSKKAGGAAKLLVAQLLTSGRSRDDEKEADKKGVELMVEAGYDPAAALAVMRRIETLSSNQKELGIEGLLSRQLATHPPTSDRCEVLKDNLIKSLTGLTFKADIAYAATQYLNGPYNYDDPAWSTKFEDKTKRKISNLELANSSYRKMGEEYLGQCTWFVVAVREDNILPIIKGKGNAWVWYDAFKNAGYGCGPEPKIGSIAVWDKKIAGTGHVALVTGVNGDGTFEVWDSNWSASLDRKVRNRVVYSKNNITGFVYWPNGKTEPDKILISPDPQIPNQPRNIIDIQNEQFHLGDNQADSKTIWLKEFALSAADLANRTKAKLSLKVKGTPKKDPIIYINRQKIGYAITQTDEWEDFSFPFDPKILQAGNNLIDIETIIANLWQTFDECEIQNIQLIFE, encoded by the coding sequence ATGAAGCTGGTTGGTCGGTGGTTCTCTTTGATGATGTTATTGTTGGTTTTTTGCATGAACTCACGCCTTGAAGCGAAAAAATTTGAGATTCAAGCAGAAATTATGGTTGGCCAAATGGTGGCGGGTGATTTGGAAAATCAATTCGGGATTTCTGATAACCCCGAATTCAATGCCGAAATTCAAAATATTGCGTTGCAATTAGCGCCGCTTGCCCAAAGAGAAGGTATTGACTATCAGTTTAGAGTCTTGAATACCGACGAAGTTAATGCTTACGCGGTGATGGGCGGTAATATTTATATTAATAAAGGTTTACTGAAAGCCTTGGGTTTTGCCAGTAGTGAATTTAATCCACTTCAAATTTTGCAACAGATGTTTGGCGGCGGTGGTAGCTTGCTTGAACCAATTCCGCCGGCAAAGGACGAATTGGCGTTTATTATGTCGCATGAAATTACACATATAAAACAAAAACATGGTGTTAAGCAAGTATTATTGAGCATGGGTCTTTCTTTGTTGCTCGGAGATGTTGATTCTAAAAAAGCCGGAGGAGCGGCAAAATTATTAGTGGCACAATTACTCACTTCTGGTCGGAGTCGTGACGATGAAAAAGAAGCTGACAAAAAAGGCGTTGAATTAATGGTTGAAGCTGGATATGATCCAGCGGCAGCTTTGGCAGTAATGCGCCGAATTGAAACCTTATCATCTAATCAAAAAGAATTGGGTATTGAGGGTTTGCTTAGCCGTCAACTGGCGACTCATCCGCCAACTTCAGATCGGTGCGAAGTTTTAAAGGATAATTTGATAAAGTCCCTGACAGGTTTAACCTTTAAAGCTGATATTGCTTATGCGGCAACACAATATTTGAATGGTCCTTATAATTATGACGACCCTGCATGGTCTACCAAATTTGAAGATAAAACAAAGAGAAAGATTAGCAATCTTGAATTAGCAAATTCTAGTTATCGTAAAATGGGAGAGGAATATTTAGGTCAATGTACATGGTTTGTGGTGGCGGTGAGAGAGGATAACATTCTCCCAATTATTAAAGGTAAAGGCAATGCTTGGGTTTGGTATGACGCGTTTAAAAATGCAGGATATGGTTGTGGTCCAGAACCCAAAATAGGTTCAATTGCTGTTTGGGATAAAAAGATTGCCGGGACAGGCCATGTTGCTTTGGTGACAGGTGTTAATGGTGACGGAACATTTGAGGTTTGGGATAGCAACTGGAGCGCTTCATTGGATAGGAAAGTAAGGAACAGGGTGGTATACTCGAAAAATAATATTACTGGTTTTGTGTATTGGCCGAATGGCAAAACAGAACCAGACAAGATATTGATTTCTCCAGATCCACAAATTCCAAACCAGCCGCGCAATATAATCGATATTCAAAATGAGCAATTTCATCTTGGAGATAATCAGGCGGATTCAAAAACGATTTGGCTTAAAGAATTCGCTCTTTCAGCTGCAGATTTAGCAAATCGGACCAAAGCCAAATTATCTTTGAAAGTTAAAGGCACCCCGAAAAAAGACCCAATTATTTATATTAACCGTCAAAAAATAGGTTATGCAATCACGCAGACCGACGAATGGGAGGATTTTTCTTTCCCATTTGATCCTAAAATTCTGCAGGCTGGCAATAACTTGATTGATATCGAGACCATTATTGCCAATTTGTGGCAGACCTTTGATGAGTGTGAGATCCAAAATATTCAATTAATTTTTGAATAA
- a CDS encoding ThiF family adenylyltransferase, protein MWSDFYAELVNRNIGVITVDEQDMLRNSCIAVAGCGGMGGYSAEQLVRLGVGHIKIADFDNFEVHNISRQAGSSFITVGQPKTLVLSSYFKQINPELHLESFPEGVQPENAAEFVRDADIVIDAIDYTCLYNSVVLHREARKQGLCLINPQAIAFGVSVLVFGPGTQTLEEYVGLPEGATREEIEKFIPPIEKFCPYFPSYIDKNIAMKAATGQINIPNIIMPQCLGTAIAVSEATMMILGRIPQPQGPNPRIFILDLQDRFFKCIE, encoded by the coding sequence ATGTGGAGTGATTTCTACGCGGAGCTGGTTAACAGGAACATTGGCGTAATTACAGTGGATGAGCAAGATATGTTAAGAAATTCTTGTATTGCAGTTGCTGGTTGTGGTGGAATGGGAGGTTATTCTGCCGAACAATTAGTACGTTTAGGCGTTGGTCACATTAAAATTGCTGATTTTGATAATTTCGAGGTTCACAATATCAGCCGTCAGGCAGGATCAAGTTTTATTACTGTGGGTCAACCCAAAACCCTAGTTCTATCTTCTTATTTTAAGCAGATAAATCCTGAACTTCATCTTGAGTCATTTCCTGAAGGGGTTCAGCCTGAAAACGCGGCTGAGTTTGTCAGGGATGCTGATATTGTTATCGATGCGATTGACTACACTTGTTTGTACAACTCGGTCGTTTTGCATCGTGAGGCGCGCAAGCAAGGTTTGTGCTTGATTAACCCTCAGGCAATTGCTTTTGGGGTGAGTGTTTTGGTTTTTGGACCAGGGACCCAAACCCTTGAGGAATACGTTGGTTTGCCCGAAGGTGCTACCAGAGAAGAAATTGAAAAGTTTATACCACCGATTGAAAAATTTTGTCCTTATTTCCCAAGTTATATAGACAAAAATATCGCCATGAAAGCAGCGACTGGGCAAATTAATATTCCTAATATTATTATGCCCCAATGTTTGGGAACAGCGATAGCTGTTTCTGAAGCTACGATGATGATTTTGGGAAGAATTCCTCAACCTCAAGGGCCAAATCCAAGAATTTTCATCTTGGATCTCCAAGACAGGTTTTTCAAATGCATAGAGTGA
- a CDS encoding histidine phosphatase family protein: MTTFYLMRHGEDKDNAAGILNGRRDEHLTMKGIQQAKTIAQKIKDSNLAIDVIYTSPLLRAVETANIVADKLNLVKPIILNDLVEREFGVMTGKPVNLVEKLCTPKILKIDGTVYFFEAAAAETFPQLKIRARLLLNKLSKRHSRGKILLVSHGDFGKMIYAAFYHLNWRKVLSMFYFDNGSVVELSKKANFKKPVVFKSN; encoded by the coding sequence ATGACGACTTTTTATTTAATGAGACATGGCGAAGACAAAGACAATGCCGCCGGAATTTTAAACGGTCGGAGAGATGAGCACTTAACAATGAAAGGGATTCAACAGGCAAAAACAATTGCGCAAAAAATTAAAGATTCAAATTTAGCCATTGATGTAATTTATACTTCACCATTACTTAGAGCCGTTGAGACGGCCAATATCGTGGCTGATAAATTAAATTTAGTAAAGCCGATAATTTTAAATGATTTAGTTGAAAGAGAATTTGGCGTGATGACGGGAAAGCCGGTGAACCTGGTAGAAAAACTCTGCACACCTAAGATTTTAAAAATAGACGGCACTGTTTATTTTTTTGAAGCGGCGGCGGCGGAAACATTTCCTCAGCTTAAAATCAGAGCCCGACTGCTTTTGAATAAATTATCTAAAAGGCATTCTCGAGGCAAAATCCTGTTAGTTAGCCATGGTGATTTTGGTAAAATGATTTATGCCGCATTCTATCATTTAAACTGGCGTAAAGTTTTGAGTATGTTTTATTTTGATAATGGCAGTGTGGTGGAATTGTCTAAAAAAGCTAATTTTAAAAAACCGGTAGTTTTTAAATCAAATTAG
- a CDS encoding response regulator encodes MVEAKATILIAEDDLTLRDMYQIRLEAGGYRVLVAANGEEALQVLEKEKPDVILLDIMMPKINGLDVLEKVKTNPATKATPVIILTVLIQDQTRVKGLMSGADDYLIKSETMPGEVIKKIEEVLARNQKNKTEEK; translated from the coding sequence ATGGTAGAAGCAAAAGCAACAATTTTAATCGCTGAAGATGATTTAACCCTAAGAGACATGTATCAAATTCGCTTGGAAGCGGGCGGTTATCGAGTTTTGGTGGCAGCAAATGGTGAGGAAGCCTTGCAAGTTTTGGAAAAAGAAAAGCCAGATGTAATTTTGCTTGATATTATGATGCCAAAAATTAATGGCTTAGATGTCTTGGAAAAAGTAAAAACTAACCCAGCTACCAAAGCGACCCCAGTTATTATTTTAACGGTCTTAATCCAAGATCAGACTCGTGTTAAGGGATTGATGTCAGGCGCGGATGATTATTTGATTAAATCCGAAACCATGCCTGGCGAAGTCATTAAAAAAATTGAAGAAGTCTTGGCGAGAAACCAAAAAAATAAAACCGAAGAGAAATAA
- a CDS encoding DUF3048 domain-containing protein: protein MEEINISEEKQSKKPNFLLRPFSRTTKIVLLILLIIFGLVFAWAIYVTPIADSFNPFASRKGDQGELPTLNAVCPLNGSAAADDMVGNRPFGVMIENHPDARPQSGLDKADLVYEVVTEGGITRFLAFFGCQNPSQIGPVRSSRIYYLDWVSELKSFYAHAGGSPDSLAAIQQRGILDLNHATGYFWRSTSRAAPHNLYTSLEKLKSYAQSRHYDLNKADFTLWKFKDDPEKSARPESKSVKINFSSASFLVSYSYNKETNNWSRSMAGKSHLDAATGKQLKVKNIVVQYSQIVARSDGRVDVGNIGSGQALFFIDGIALTGTWKKDSTSARTIYADSNGREIEFSRGPIWIEVVKLGTVINY from the coding sequence ATGGAAGAAATTAATATTTCCGAAGAAAAACAATCTAAAAAGCCAAATTTTTTATTAAGGCCATTTTCAAGGACTACGAAAATAGTCCTTTTAATTTTATTGATAATTTTTGGTTTAGTTTTTGCCTGGGCGATTTATGTTACGCCGATTGCTGATTCTTTTAACCCTTTTGCTAGCCGTAAAGGAGATCAGGGGGAATTGCCAACCTTAAATGCGGTCTGTCCGTTAAATGGAAGTGCCGCGGCTGATGATATGGTGGGAAATCGTCCTTTTGGCGTCATGATTGAAAACCATCCCGATGCCAGACCCCAATCTGGTTTAGACAAAGCTGATTTGGTCTATGAAGTAGTTACTGAAGGTGGCATTACTCGGTTCTTGGCATTTTTTGGGTGCCAAAACCCAAGCCAAATTGGACCGGTTCGATCGTCTCGGATTTATTATTTAGATTGGGTTTCGGAGTTAAAATCATTTTACGCTCATGCGGGCGGTTCACCCGATTCTTTGGCCGCTATTCAACAACGTGGGATTTTGGATTTAAATCATGCCACTGGTTATTTTTGGCGATCAACAAGTCGAGCTGCACCTCATAATTTATATACCTCATTAGAAAAACTTAAATCGTATGCTCAGAGCCGTCATTATGATTTAAATAAAGCTGATTTCACATTATGGAAATTTAAAGATGATCCGGAAAAATCTGCTCGACCTGAATCAAAAAGCGTTAAAATTAATTTTTCTTCAGCCTCGTTTCTGGTTTCTTATTCCTATAATAAAGAGACAAATAATTGGTCAAGGTCAATGGCAGGCAAATCTCATTTAGACGCGGCGACAGGGAAACAGCTTAAAGTTAAAAATATTGTGGTTCAATATAGTCAAATTGTGGCTCGAAGTGATGGTCGGGTTGATGTCGGCAATATTGGATCAGGTCAAGCTTTATTCTTTATTGATGGCATAGCCTTGACCGGTACTTGGAAAAAAGATTCGACCAGCGCTCGAACTATATATGCCGATTCAAATGGCAGGGAGATTGAATTTTCACGTGGTCCAATTTGGATTGAAGTGGTTAAATTAGGAACAGTCATAAATTATTAA
- a CDS encoding L,D-transpeptidase, which yields MKWQITTFFIIAASLLSLYFYSDNHLRVLKSEAAIVHNSSTALQAQRMSLPVALPERELKPKMTPPESNLSTPMKKITQKTAPHSAKQAKLKLSSDYYQIYNPKAEVDYILVNLDTQQLHAFSGQTLVLTEKISAASSNINIPSDYDLEGPHNHFGNFSVINKVVNGFSHQFNCPMPYALYYFKGHAIHQTEPQYYHLLGTPASHGCIREGPVVAKWLFDHTSVGTPIKIFSSNSNYQRELAY from the coding sequence TTGAAATGGCAAATCACTACGTTTTTTATTATTGCCGCATCACTGCTTAGTTTATATTTTTATTCTGATAATCATTTGCGAGTTTTGAAAAGTGAAGCGGCGATCGTGCATAATTCCAGCACCGCGCTGCAGGCTCAACGAATGAGCCTGCCGGTTGCTTTGCCTGAACGCGAACTTAAACCGAAAATGACACCACCAGAATCAAATCTTTCGACACCAATGAAAAAAATTACCCAAAAAACCGCACCTCATTCAGCGAAACAAGCCAAACTTAAATTATCATCAGATTATTATCAGATTTATAATCCCAAGGCAGAAGTAGATTATATCTTAGTTAATCTTGACACTCAGCAGCTTCACGCTTTTTCGGGTCAAACCTTGGTGCTGACCGAAAAAATTTCCGCAGCTTCAAGCAATATTAATATTCCGTCAGATTATGATCTTGAAGGTCCTCACAACCATTTTGGAAACTTTTCAGTCATCAATAAAGTTGTTAATGGTTTTAGCCATCAATTCAATTGTCCTATGCCCTATGCCCTGTATTATTTTAAAGGTCATGCGATTCATCAAACCGAACCTCAATATTATCACCTTTTAGGCACCCCAGCCAGCCACGGCTGTATCCGCGAGGGACCCGTGGTGGCTAAATGGTTATTTGATCATACCTCGGTTGGTACTCCAATTAAAATTTTTTCTTCGAATTCAAACTATCAGCGAGAATTAGCGTATTAA
- a CDS encoding DUF5679 domain-containing protein, which translates to MSEGYCVKCRKKQEMQNAQAITMKNGKPAMTGTCPSCGTKMFKIGAAS; encoded by the coding sequence ATGTCAGAAGGATATTGTGTAAAGTGCCGCAAGAAGCAAGAAATGCAAAATGCTCAAGCTATCACCATGAAGAATGGTAAACCGGCGATGACCGGAACTTGCCCATCATGTGGTACCAAAATGTTCAAAATTGGTGCAGCTTCCTAA
- a CDS encoding PilN domain-containing protein — protein MIKINLLPPQEKEKIISKRKSLYYSSYMTPIALLVVLILIVIFSGVQYFNIINRGLANQINDAANKRKQYDQILSQVQKYNETSTIIKKISAYQVDWEKILLNLANQTPGNLQLTTFKINEQSQNKIEIAGFAGSYRTVMLFKTKLATSNEFNNPVFISASINPDGGGLTFQMIAELANAKFAPTTQSTGTKSEE, from the coding sequence ATGATAAAAATCAACCTTCTCCCGCCACAAGAAAAAGAAAAAATTATTTCAAAAAGAAAAAGTCTTTATTATTCTTCGTATATGACTCCGATTGCCCTGTTAGTTGTTTTAATCTTAATCGTCATCTTTTCTGGAGTCCAATATTTCAATATCATCAATCGTGGCCTTGCAAATCAAATAAATGATGCTGCCAATAAGCGTAAACAATACGACCAGATTTTATCTCAAGTTCAAAAATATAATGAAACTTCTACCATTATTAAAAAAATCTCCGCGTATCAAGTCGATTGGGAAAAAATTCTCTTGAATTTAGCCAATCAAACTCCGGGCAATCTCCAATTAACCACCTTTAAGATTAACGAACAATCCCAAAATAAAATCGAAATTGCCGGTTTTGCTGGTAGTTACCGCACGGTGATGCTTTTTAAGACTAAACTGGCTACTTCGAATGAATTTAATAATCCGGTTTTTATTTCCGCTTCAATTAATCCTGATGGCGGTGGCTTAACTTTTCAAATGATCGCGGAATTAGCAAATGCTAAATTTGCACCTACCACTCAATCAACCGGCACCAAATCTGAGGAGTAA